Proteins encoded within one genomic window of Pseudalkalibacillus sp. SCS-8:
- a CDS encoding HD domain-containing protein yields MDIKRLQKQMAFLLEVDELKNVLRQTYVTNGSRQENDAEHSWHLAMMAIILEEYANEKQINTLHVIKMLLIHDLVEIDAGDTFAYDEIGHADKAQREEEAAERIFSMLPEDQADMIYQLWREFEERKTPEARFAAALDRLHPMLLNHQAKGKTWKKHDIRREQVLKRNETIAEGSEDLWEYAQAIIEDAVESGYLR; encoded by the coding sequence TTGGACATTAAACGGTTGCAAAAACAGATGGCTTTCCTGCTGGAAGTCGACGAATTGAAGAACGTATTGCGTCAAACCTATGTGACGAATGGTTCGCGGCAAGAAAACGATGCTGAGCATTCCTGGCACTTGGCAATGATGGCGATCATTCTGGAGGAGTATGCGAATGAGAAACAGATCAATACTCTTCATGTCATTAAAATGCTCCTCATTCACGATTTAGTGGAAATCGATGCCGGAGATACGTTCGCTTACGATGAAATAGGCCACGCTGATAAAGCGCAGCGCGAAGAAGAAGCTGCTGAACGTATCTTCTCGATGCTGCCTGAGGATCAAGCGGATATGATCTATCAGTTGTGGCGGGAATTTGAAGAGCGGAAGACACCTGAAGCACGGTTTGCTGCGGCACTTGATCGTCTTCACCCGATGCTGCTGAATCATCAAGCGAAAGGGAAGACATGGAAAAAGCATGATATCCGTCGCGAGCAAGTGTTGAAGCGGAATGAAACGATTGCCGAGGGATCTGAGGACTTATGGGAATACGCCCAGGCAATTATTGAAGATGCTGTGGAAAGTGGTTATTTGCGGTAA
- a CDS encoding metal ABC transporter solute-binding protein, Zn/Mn family, which yields MFKKMYALFIGVLMVFLLAACNTDGEAQEKKDGEKLQVVTTYSILYDMIKNVGGDKVEVHSMVKIGNNPHEYDPLPEDVKKTADADAVFYNGLNLEAGNSWFEKLLGTTGKDGEDAPVFRLSEGVEPKYLTTKGKEGEEDPHAWLNVANGIKYVENVRDGLIKVDPDNKETYEKNAEEYIAKLTELHEEAKNSFSEIPKEDRYLITSEGAFKYFSDAYDIEAGYIWEINAENQGTPDQVRQVVDLIREKDIKVLFLETSIDPRSMETVSRETGVPIGGKVFTDSLGAPGEDGDTYIKMMEWNINIIKEQLQKHAK from the coding sequence ATGTTTAAAAAGATGTACGCTTTATTCATAGGGGTGTTGATGGTATTCTTGCTTGCCGCTTGTAATACCGACGGAGAAGCACAAGAAAAGAAAGACGGCGAAAAGCTTCAAGTCGTCACAACGTATTCGATTTTGTATGATATGATCAAAAACGTTGGTGGAGACAAAGTCGAGGTTCACAGCATGGTTAAAATCGGAAACAACCCGCACGAATATGATCCACTACCTGAAGATGTGAAAAAGACAGCAGACGCTGACGCAGTATTTTATAACGGCTTGAACTTAGAAGCTGGTAACTCATGGTTTGAAAAATTACTAGGCACAACTGGCAAAGATGGAGAAGATGCACCTGTCTTTCGTCTAAGTGAAGGCGTAGAACCAAAATACTTAACGACGAAAGGCAAAGAGGGTGAAGAAGATCCTCACGCTTGGTTGAACGTAGCAAACGGCATCAAATATGTTGAGAATGTCCGTGACGGCTTGATTAAGGTCGACCCGGATAACAAAGAAACGTATGAAAAGAATGCAGAGGAATATATCGCAAAGCTGACTGAACTGCATGAAGAAGCGAAAAACAGCTTCAGTGAAATTCCGAAAGAAGACCGTTACCTTATCACAAGTGAAGGTGCCTTCAAATACTTCAGTGATGCTTATGACATTGAAGCAGGTTACATTTGGGAAATCAACGCCGAGAACCAAGGTACTCCTGACCAAGTCCGCCAAGTGGTCGACTTGATCCGCGAAAAAGATATTAAGGTACTGTTCCTCGAAACAAGTATCGACCCACGTAGTATGGAAACGGTATCTCGTGAAACTGGTGTACCAATCGGAGGAAAAGTCTTCACTGACTCCCTAGGTGCTCCTGGTGAAGATGGAGACACTTACATCAAGATGATGGAGTGGAACATCAATATCATTAAAGAACAACTCCAAAAACACGCAAAATAA
- a CDS encoding metal ABC transporter permease: MNFIEAIIQYEFLQKALITSVMVGIICGVIGCFIILRGMALMGDAISHAVLPGVAISYFLGINFFFGAVFTGVLTAIGIGFVSQNSRLKNDTSIGILFTSAFAAGIILITFMKSSTDLYHILFGNVLAVRPSDMWVTLAIGILVIAGVYFFYKELLVTSFDSTMAQAYGLSTKIIHYLLMTLLTMVTVASLQTVGIVLVVAMLITPAATAYLLTDRLWVMIYLAAGFGSVASVIGLYYSFTYNLPSGATIVLTSTILFIAVFLFSPKHGFVRKVVKSRKRATIAN; this comes from the coding sequence ATGAACTTCATAGAAGCGATCATTCAATATGAATTTTTACAGAAAGCATTGATTACGTCCGTCATGGTCGGAATCATCTGCGGGGTCATCGGATGCTTCATCATCCTCAGGGGAATGGCTTTGATGGGAGACGCCATTTCACACGCCGTTCTGCCAGGTGTCGCCATATCCTATTTTCTCGGCATCAATTTCTTTTTCGGTGCGGTTTTCACCGGGGTGCTGACAGCGATTGGAATCGGATTCGTCAGTCAGAACAGCCGCTTGAAGAATGATACCTCCATCGGCATATTGTTCACGTCAGCATTCGCCGCAGGGATCATCCTGATAACATTCATGAAAAGCAGTACCGACTTGTACCACATCCTGTTCGGGAATGTCTTAGCGGTCCGCCCATCCGATATGTGGGTGACATTGGCGATTGGAATCCTTGTCATTGCAGGGGTCTACTTCTTTTACAAAGAACTGCTTGTCACCTCCTTCGACTCGACAATGGCGCAAGCTTACGGTTTATCGACAAAGATCATTCATTACCTGTTGATGACGTTGTTGACGATGGTAACCGTAGCCTCCCTACAAACCGTAGGAATCGTCCTTGTCGTTGCGATGCTGATTACACCGGCAGCAACAGCTTACTTGCTGACCGACCGACTCTGGGTGATGATCTATCTCGCTGCGGGATTCGGTTCCGTCGCTTCCGTGATCGGGCTCTATTACAGCTTTACGTATAACCTCCCATCAGGAGCGACGATCGTATTGACGTCTACCATTTTGTTCATTGCTGTGTTCTTGTTTTCACCAAAACACGGTTTCGTACGAAAAGTTGTTAAATCCAGAAAAAGAGCAACAATAGCTAACTAA
- a CDS encoding metal ABC transporter ATP-binding protein — MSDVLSVNNLNVSYLGNVALTNVSFQVQQGSLVGIIGPNGAGKSTLIKALMDLIPSEAGKVEILGSPVKKVRKKIAYVPQRNDIDWDFPIQVLDAVLIGTYPHLGLFKRPKKKHREWAYECLKRVGMEDFSKRQIGELSGGQQQRVFLARALAQQADIFFLDEPFVGVDVSSENTIIQILKEMQKEGKTILVVHHDLSKANVYFDELILLNKELIAKGEVRQVLDSQTIQKAYGNPLAFMNDMGVNQA; from the coding sequence ATGTCGGACGTATTATCCGTCAATAATCTGAACGTGTCATATCTCGGCAACGTGGCCTTGACGAATGTCTCGTTTCAAGTGCAACAAGGCAGTCTGGTCGGCATCATCGGTCCGAACGGCGCCGGGAAATCGACACTGATCAAAGCATTGATGGATCTCATCCCATCAGAAGCAGGGAAAGTTGAAATCCTTGGCAGCCCTGTCAAAAAGGTTCGGAAGAAAATTGCCTACGTTCCACAACGGAATGACATAGATTGGGATTTCCCGATTCAAGTTTTGGACGCCGTCCTGATCGGTACGTATCCACACTTAGGCTTGTTCAAAAGACCGAAGAAAAAACATCGGGAATGGGCATATGAATGCTTGAAACGTGTCGGGATGGAGGACTTCAGTAAGCGACAGATCGGCGAATTATCCGGTGGTCAACAGCAGCGTGTATTCCTTGCAAGAGCGCTCGCCCAACAGGCCGACATTTTTTTCTTGGATGAACCGTTTGTCGGAGTGGATGTCTCCAGTGAAAACACGATCATTCAGATCCTTAAGGAAATGCAAAAGGAAGGGAAGACGATCCTTGTCGTCCACCATGACTTGAGTAAAGCGAATGTTTATTTCGATGAATTGATTCTATTGAACAAAGAGCTCATTGCAAAGGGTGAGGTGCGTCAAGTCTTGGATTCACAAACCATCCAGAAAGCTTACGGAAATCCACTTGCCTTCATGAATGATATGGGAGTGAATCAGGCATGA
- a CDS encoding metallophosphoesterase family protein: MKHRKKAIAAVLAAVMIVPFSAFAVNGPLNTTGKQDGGIGNTTHYTDEAPNISVDPKVNDIIYPLFATPAIKKKSESLTVQIDSQGKEAAGWDVKLKPTNHSAFTETYDLPVQKVSMGDSHWKDAEKIYDVTVQIPEHIPEELYDLEVSYTANGQRKTDEQPHSVKVLDEYKKDFEFLHLTDTHVGSPRNLGNHDEVSTIDPGRLKEAGMWDADPEKRWLYLQKAIKEVNLKNPDFVVVTGDLMYGQMNPQEYIYEYEETYRMLQKLDVPVYLVPGNHDYYAQDATLADGAKYWEQYFGPQYFSFDYGPYAHFIGYNSFDWHKFDRSGHGTVSVPTWGGQIREEQLNWVKKDLAENAKTAQPDQVRGLFSHHNPLWRDRDIWPQDDPDVQKYWKQYDEQHNPRRLETLILGEKLGIQYDQQWHGENAHALIDVMKQHDVDLSLHGHTHIDNVTEKDGILYTTTTSVELSGKPWVGFRPLQVKDGKVTAYNYEEPGRSVPVYENGDTESGVMSLESQYKNANDGHASEQTVTIHNRLNKPMTVTVPVYLVKGDYDVSEGTVKQNVTSGDKQYIEVELTVPAKSTKNITVK; the protein is encoded by the coding sequence TTGAAGCATCGTAAAAAAGCAATCGCTGCAGTGTTAGCTGCTGTTATGATCGTTCCTTTTTCAGCATTCGCTGTTAATGGACCGTTGAATACAACCGGTAAACAAGATGGTGGAATCGGAAATACGACCCACTATACAGATGAAGCTCCGAACATTTCTGTTGACCCGAAAGTGAACGACATCATCTATCCTCTATTTGCAACTCCAGCAATCAAGAAAAAAAGCGAATCATTGACTGTTCAGATTGACAGTCAAGGAAAAGAAGCAGCGGGATGGGACGTCAAACTCAAGCCGACAAACCATTCAGCTTTTACTGAAACATACGATTTACCTGTTCAAAAGGTTTCAATGGGAGATTCTCATTGGAAGGATGCTGAGAAAATTTATGATGTAACCGTTCAAATCCCTGAACATATACCAGAGGAATTATATGACCTTGAAGTTTCATATACAGCAAATGGACAACGCAAAACAGACGAACAGCCTCATTCTGTCAAAGTATTGGACGAATACAAGAAGGATTTCGAATTTCTTCATCTAACAGATACACACGTTGGTTCACCTCGTAACCTCGGTAACCATGATGAGGTATCGACGATCGATCCTGGCCGTCTAAAAGAAGCCGGCATGTGGGATGCTGATCCTGAAAAACGTTGGCTCTACCTTCAAAAAGCAATCAAGGAAGTCAACCTGAAGAACCCTGATTTCGTCGTTGTCACAGGAGACCTTATGTATGGTCAAATGAACCCGCAAGAATATATTTACGAGTATGAAGAAACATATCGAATGCTGCAAAAGCTTGATGTACCTGTTTACCTTGTACCAGGAAACCATGATTATTATGCACAGGACGCGACACTAGCGGATGGTGCGAAGTATTGGGAACAGTATTTCGGCCCACAATACTTCTCATTTGATTACGGTCCTTATGCTCACTTCATCGGATACAACTCCTTCGACTGGCATAAGTTCGACCGCAGCGGACACGGAACCGTTTCCGTCCCGACCTGGGGAGGACAAATCCGTGAAGAACAACTGAACTGGGTCAAGAAAGACCTCGCTGAAAATGCGAAAACAGCTCAGCCAGATCAAGTGAGAGGCTTGTTCTCACACCATAATCCACTCTGGCGTGACCGCGACATCTGGCCACAGGATGACCCTGATGTTCAGAAGTATTGGAAGCAATATGATGAACAGCACAACCCACGACGTCTTGAAACACTCATCCTTGGAGAGAAGCTTGGTATTCAGTACGACCAACAATGGCACGGTGAAAATGCACATGCATTGATTGACGTCATGAAACAACACGACGTTGACTTGAGCTTGCATGGCCACACGCACATTGATAATGTCACTGAAAAAGACGGCATCCTTTATACGACAACAACTTCCGTCGAGCTTAGCGGTAAGCCTTGGGTCGGATTCCGTCCACTACAAGTGAAGGACGGAAAAGTGACAGCTTACAATTATGAAGAACCTGGACGCTCCGTTCCTGTTTATGAGAACGGCGATACAGAAAGCGGCGTCATGTCCCTCGAATCTCAATATAAGAATGCAAATGACGGACATGCAAGTGAACAAACGGTCACGATCCACAACCGTTTGAACAAGCCGATGACGGTCACTGTGCCTGTTTACCTCGTAAAAGGTGACTATGACGTATCAGAAGGAACTGTTAAGCAGAATGTCACGTCTGGCGATAAGCAATATATCGAAGTTGAACTGACCGTTCCTGCAAAAAGCACGAAAAACATTACAGTTAAATAA
- a CDS encoding YbjQ family protein, protein MIIVTTDAVPGKEILELKGFVKGSTIQSKHVGKDILASLKTIVGGEIQEYNEMMEKARKIAISRMVEDAKAKGANAIVACRLQTSSVMASASEIVAYGTAVTINE, encoded by the coding sequence ATGATTATCGTGACTACTGATGCTGTACCAGGTAAAGAGATTTTAGAGTTAAAAGGGTTTGTGAAGGGGAGTACGATCCAATCCAAGCATGTCGGTAAGGATATTCTTGCAAGCTTAAAGACGATTGTTGGAGGAGAAATCCAGGAATATAACGAAATGATGGAGAAGGCAAGAAAAATTGCAATTTCCAGAATGGTAGAGGATGCAAAAGCGAAAGGCGCAAATGCAATCGTAGCATGTCGATTGCAAACCTCGTCAGTGATGGCAAGTGCATCCGAGATTGTTGCATATGGAACGGCGGTGACCATTAACGAATAG
- a CDS encoding GNAT family N-acetyltransferase: protein MIEIRKLRPEDASEYQRIRVEGLKEFPEAFASSYDEEADRSIEDVSKRLDHKQPYTLFTAGAYYGRELVGIGTFVQHSKRKTKHKGEIFGVYVTPHVQRNGIGFKLMEYLVEESKKVEGLEQIQLTVMTENRSAIRTYEKLGFESYGVDKQSLKVNHYYYDELLMKLFL, encoded by the coding sequence ATGATCGAAATTCGGAAACTCAGACCAGAAGATGCATCAGAATACCAGCGGATCCGCGTAGAAGGGTTGAAAGAATTTCCGGAGGCGTTCGCTTCCTCCTATGACGAGGAGGCTGACCGTTCGATTGAAGATGTCAGCAAGCGCTTGGATCATAAGCAACCATATACCCTATTCACTGCAGGGGCCTATTATGGAAGAGAACTCGTTGGAATTGGAACCTTTGTCCAGCATTCCAAAAGAAAGACGAAACATAAAGGTGAGATTTTCGGTGTATATGTCACACCTCATGTCCAACGGAATGGGATCGGCTTCAAGCTGATGGAATACCTTGTCGAGGAGTCAAAAAAGGTAGAAGGTCTCGAACAAATCCAATTGACGGTCATGACTGAGAATCGATCCGCAATCCGGACGTATGAAAAGCTAGGCTTTGAATCTTACGGGGTAGATAAACAATCCCTCAAGGTCAATCACTATTATTATGATGAACTGTTGATGAAGCTTTTCCTATAA
- a CDS encoding DUF192 domain-containing protein — MLELINLSTGKSIAHTVIPAYSFFKRLKGLMFTSYFSEGYAVHIRPCRSIHTYFMNYEIDILYLNQANQIIAVDCSVPPKTIGKHYKGTHSVIELPAGTIQRTNTEIGQAVQIQKTKERVS, encoded by the coding sequence ATGTTGGAACTGATTAACCTTTCAACCGGAAAAAGCATCGCCCATACCGTTATTCCAGCTTACTCATTCTTTAAACGTTTGAAAGGCCTCATGTTTACTTCTTATTTTTCGGAAGGTTATGCGGTTCATATTCGACCCTGCCGTTCGATCCATACGTATTTCATGAACTATGAGATTGACATCCTGTACTTGAATCAGGCAAATCAAATCATCGCAGTCGACTGCAGCGTCCCTCCTAAAACGATTGGAAAGCATTACAAGGGGACCCATTCCGTCATCGAGTTGCCTGCAGGTACGATCCAAAGGACGAATACTGAAATCGGACAAGCTGTCCAAATTCAAAAAACAAAGGAGCGAGTATCATGA
- a CDS encoding Flp family type IVb pilin, with translation MMEKVKGLIVEEQGQGMTEYGLVLGVIAVAAVGALALLRDEIVSMFDTVKDMVINRENGGTSSGSTGG, from the coding sequence ATGATGGAAAAAGTTAAAGGACTTATCGTTGAAGAGCAAGGTCAAGGGATGACTGAGTACGGCTTGGTATTAGGTGTCATTGCTGTAGCGGCAGTTGGTGCACTTGCATTGTTACGTGATGAAATCGTCTCGATGTTTGACACAGTAAAGGATATGGTCATCAATCGTGAGAATGGTGGAACATCATCAGGATCTACGGGTGGTTAA
- a CDS encoding prepilin peptidase, translating to MVFNVILLIVLAICVITDLKSRLIYNKVIFPALLLSILLHIFFDGLSGLGFSLLGFLVGFSILLIPYFLGGMGAGDVKLLALIGAAKGPMFVLHTSIYMALIGGVLALFILIFSGGAFKRFKYYVYCLFVRKNGVYVPFALTKESMKKTYPYGVAIAGGAVISLIGKAWIL from the coding sequence TTGGTCTTCAATGTCATCCTTTTAATCGTATTAGCTATTTGTGTCATAACGGACCTGAAAAGTCGACTCATATATAATAAAGTTATTTTTCCTGCACTCCTTCTTTCCATCCTCTTACATATTTTCTTTGACGGTTTATCAGGCTTAGGCTTTTCATTACTTGGATTTTTAGTCGGCTTCTCAATCTTACTGATTCCCTACTTTTTAGGAGGGATGGGAGCAGGGGATGTGAAGCTGCTTGCGTTGATCGGGGCTGCCAAAGGACCAATGTTCGTTTTGCATACATCCATTTACATGGCATTGATTGGTGGCGTTCTTGCCCTTTTCATCCTAATTTTCAGCGGGGGAGCGTTTAAACGTTTCAAGTATTATGTGTATTGCTTATTCGTGCGGAAAAACGGCGTCTATGTACCGTTCGCTCTTACAAAGGAATCGATGAAAAAGACGTATCCATATGGCGTGGCGATTGCTGGGGGCGCAGTCATCAGTTTGATCGGAAAGGCTTGGATTTTATGA
- a CDS encoding TadE/TadG family type IV pilus assembly protein, whose amino-acid sequence MIKNEKGQSLVEMALALPVLLLLLMGIFDIGRIMYTYMHLQLATQETVRLGGLGRDDAAITEFARDYIHVGDPDLLEVSITPGDTTRRSGDYLQVTLVYPLEYVTPFISKVLPSPVRVKTESTIRVE is encoded by the coding sequence ATGATCAAGAATGAGAAAGGACAATCTCTCGTTGAAATGGCGCTGGCGCTTCCCGTGCTTTTACTCCTATTGATGGGGATTTTCGATATCGGACGCATCATGTATACCTACATGCATCTTCAACTTGCGACACAGGAAACGGTGCGATTAGGTGGCTTAGGGCGGGATGATGCTGCCATAACAGAGTTTGCACGTGATTACATCCATGTCGGTGACCCTGACCTTTTGGAAGTATCCATTACTCCAGGGGATACAACGAGACGTTCGGGTGATTATTTACAAGTCACGCTTGTTTATCCACTTGAATACGTTACCCCTTTCATTTCAAAAGTTTTGCCTTCCCCCGTACGGGTGAAAACCGAGTCGACAATTCGAGTAGAGTGA
- a CDS encoding pilus assembly protein TadG-related protein: MYGRVHRLSEEKGSAIVMIGLAMVALLAILGLVIDGGSLYMTKSHLQKVANAAVLSGAQELTTTENEVRQVVQSILTDHDEGESLETMTIKMGDEVRVNLHKNVPLFFSALFGVDTTPVEVEAAAEIKEMGEAVGAAPLGIDDSVPLEFYKEYKLKVGPHENESGVFGILALGGTGAKTYEENLRNGYQSSIKIGDIIDTQTGNIAGKTRSVVNELVNACTISEEEMKAGANPRSCERILLVPVYTPYDADQNQMKSIKVTGFAYFYLNEPMDKKSTEISGMFIRRAGTGFVDESLENNGAYAIRLTE; the protein is encoded by the coding sequence ATGTACGGACGTGTTCATCGTTTAAGTGAAGAAAAAGGAAGTGCCATCGTCATGATTGGATTAGCAATGGTTGCATTACTGGCAATCCTTGGACTGGTCATTGACGGTGGTTCCTTGTATATGACGAAAAGTCATCTGCAAAAGGTGGCCAATGCTGCAGTGCTGTCAGGGGCACAAGAATTGACCACAACTGAGAATGAAGTACGCCAAGTTGTGCAGTCGATTCTTACGGATCATGATGAAGGGGAAAGTCTCGAAACGATGACGATCAAAATGGGAGATGAAGTAAGAGTAAACCTCCACAAAAATGTCCCATTATTCTTCTCAGCGTTATTCGGTGTCGATACCACCCCGGTTGAAGTGGAGGCTGCAGCTGAAATCAAGGAAATGGGGGAAGCTGTTGGAGCGGCGCCTTTAGGCATCGATGATTCGGTCCCGCTAGAATTTTACAAGGAATACAAATTGAAGGTGGGTCCTCATGAGAATGAATCAGGTGTTTTCGGCATTCTTGCCCTAGGGGGAACAGGCGCGAAGACTTATGAAGAGAACCTGAGAAACGGGTATCAATCCTCCATAAAGATCGGTGATATTATTGATACCCAGACTGGTAATATTGCTGGGAAAACAAGGTCGGTCGTCAACGAATTGGTGAATGCTTGTACGATATCAGAAGAAGAAATGAAGGCAGGAGCGAACCCGCGTAGCTGTGAACGAATCTTGCTCGTACCCGTGTATACCCCGTATGATGCAGATCAAAATCAGATGAAATCCATCAAGGTGACTGGATTCGCCTATTTCTATCTCAATGAACCGATGGATAAGAAAAGTACTGAAATATCAGGCATGTTCATCCGTAGGGCTGGGACGGGATTTGTAGATGAATCACTTGAGAATAATGGCGCTTATGCAATCAGATTAACAGAGTAG
- the cpaB gene encoding Flp pilus assembly protein CpaB — MRSKLVLTLAIVMGLITTFLFFDYMKQFNAETVATKTKMEVVVAAQEIERNTAITEDMLEIRLLPEEGVHENAVTDIKLAINQYSTADLASGEPVLSHHLQNGKEETLFVSRKIRDGYRAVSIGLNFPQSVSNLIEPDDQVDVIATKKNGEKIETEFAVENVRILAVGRRMIETTEGEPYVEYTSATVEVQPHQAVELVNAMESGTVHIALRTRVQSKEEADSDDK, encoded by the coding sequence GTGAGGTCAAAACTTGTATTGACATTGGCAATTGTGATGGGTTTGATAACAACGTTCTTATTCTTCGATTATATGAAACAATTCAATGCTGAAACAGTTGCCACGAAAACGAAAATGGAGGTTGTTGTCGCAGCTCAGGAGATCGAGCGGAATACGGCGATTACAGAGGACATGCTGGAAATCAGGTTGTTACCCGAAGAAGGGGTTCATGAAAACGCCGTGACAGATATCAAGCTTGCTATCAATCAGTATTCAACTGCTGATCTAGCAAGTGGGGAACCGGTCCTCTCCCACCATCTGCAAAATGGAAAGGAAGAGACACTGTTCGTCTCACGGAAAATCAGAGACGGGTACCGAGCCGTTTCCATCGGTTTGAACTTCCCACAATCCGTCTCAAATCTCATCGAGCCAGATGACCAAGTCGATGTCATTGCAACAAAGAAAAATGGCGAAAAAATCGAAACGGAATTTGCGGTCGAAAATGTAAGGATTCTCGCTGTTGGAAGAAGAATGATCGAAACGACGGAGGGTGAGCCTTATGTCGAATATACCTCCGCAACAGTCGAAGTGCAGCCGCATCAAGCAGTCGAGCTTGTGAATGCCATGGAATCGGGAACGGTCCATATTGCACTACGGACTCGCGTCCAGTCTAAAGAGGAGGCGGATTCCGATGACAAGTAG
- a CDS encoding AAA family ATPase, protein MTSRLEQHETKETDRRGEMICIASAKGGVGRTIMTVNLAVALCKKNMKIAIVDGDYMFGDVGLAMDLHASFTMKNVMEDIDDLDEVTLPSYLSSHESGVKVLVAPDRPEYAELVTKEHIHRVLDLMLTQFDYVIVDTGVGLHEQTLPLIEKADQILMLTNLEMATLKNTKLMLETLETLDLRRKVTTLINRSTMDSVIKASDVPEILGDFEPHFIPNDFQVASQSLNIGIPFVVNQGKTELAKSIYKMAEQLTSRRNIKVFESEQPSFLSKLFQRSKRS, encoded by the coding sequence ATGACAAGTAGGCTCGAACAACATGAGACCAAGGAAACCGATCGACGGGGAGAAATGATTTGCATAGCGAGTGCAAAAGGTGGAGTTGGCCGTACAATTATGACGGTCAACTTAGCCGTTGCTTTATGTAAGAAGAATATGAAAATCGCCATTGTGGATGGCGATTACATGTTCGGTGATGTCGGGTTAGCAATGGATTTGCATGCTTCATTCACGATGAAGAATGTGATGGAGGATATCGATGACTTGGATGAAGTAACCCTCCCCAGTTATCTAAGCTCGCATGAAAGCGGGGTGAAGGTCCTTGTCGCTCCCGATCGTCCCGAGTATGCCGAGCTTGTTACAAAAGAGCATATCCATAGGGTTTTGGATTTGATGCTTACCCAATTTGATTATGTCATCGTCGACACAGGGGTCGGTCTCCATGAACAGACGCTTCCCTTGATTGAAAAAGCGGATCAGATTCTTATGCTGACGAATCTGGAAATGGCTACACTCAAGAACACAAAGCTTATGCTTGAGACGCTTGAAACACTCGATTTAAGAAGGAAAGTGACCACACTCATCAATCGGTCCACAATGGATAGTGTCATCAAAGCATCCGATGTCCCTGAGATCCTTGGCGATTTTGAACCGCATTTCATCCCGAATGATTTTCAAGTCGCCTCCCAATCTCTCAACATAGGAATTCCATTTGTCGTCAATCAGGGCAAGACTGAGCTTGCAAAATCCATATACAAGATGGCAGAACAATTAACGTCCAGGCGAAATATTAAAGTCTTTGAATCTGAACAGCCATCATTCCTTTCGAAATTATTCCAAAGGTCAAAACGTAGTTAG